One window of the Burkholderiales bacterium genome contains the following:
- the rseP gene encoding RIP metalloprotease RseP, giving the protein MNLLLTLAAFALALGVLIVFHELGHYWVARFCGVKVLRFSVGFGKPLWRRQLGQDGTEWVIAAFPLGGYVKMVDEQEGRVAPQDLPRAFNRQSVLKRFAIVLAGPLANFLLAILLYWGLFIHGVPGLKPIIGPVQPATPAAFAGFKPEEIIVKIDGEVVATWQDVRWILLQRALQKAVVEVEARNARGEIAFRKLDLSGFASIELEGEFMNVIGLSRYQPPVKPVIGQLVPGAVAERGGLQIDDEIVAINGAPVNQWEEVVQQVRSHPAQPLAFEIRRAGRNLYLTLTPEAAQNEKIGKIGAAPKIDRAEIEKLFTEVRYPVAQALAKSLEKTWETSAFSLKMLGKMLVGEISWRNVSGPITIADYAGQSARIGWVAYLGFLALISISLGVLNLLPVPLLDGGHLMYYLAEIIKGKPVSERALHIGQHVGITLLFILMAFALYNDINRLIAG; this is encoded by the coding sequence ATGAATTTATTATTAACATTGGCGGCCTTCGCCCTGGCGCTCGGCGTGCTTATCGTGTTCCACGAACTGGGACATTATTGGGTGGCGCGGTTTTGCGGCGTGAAAGTGCTGCGCTTTTCGGTGGGCTTTGGCAAGCCGCTATGGCGAAGGCAACTGGGCCAGGACGGCACGGAATGGGTGATTGCTGCTTTTCCTCTGGGCGGTTACGTCAAGATGGTGGATGAGCAGGAAGGACGGGTCGCGCCTCAGGATTTGCCTCGCGCGTTCAACCGTCAATCTGTGCTCAAGCGCTTCGCCATTGTGCTCGCCGGGCCGCTCGCCAATTTTCTGCTGGCCATATTGCTGTACTGGGGGTTGTTCATACACGGTGTGCCGGGGCTGAAGCCCATCATCGGCCCGGTGCAACCGGCTACACCGGCGGCATTTGCCGGATTCAAGCCCGAAGAAATTATCGTCAAAATCGACGGTGAAGTCGTCGCCACCTGGCAGGACGTGCGCTGGATCCTGCTGCAGCGGGCCCTGCAAAAAGCGGTGGTCGAAGTGGAAGCGCGTAATGCGCGCGGCGAAATCGCCTTCCGCAAGCTTGATTTGAGCGGGTTTGCCAGCATCGAACTGGAAGGCGAATTCATGAATGTGATCGGATTGTCGCGCTATCAGCCGCCTGTAAAGCCCGTCATCGGCCAGCTGGTTCCGGGTGCGGTGGCGGAGCGTGGCGGTCTGCAGATTGACGATGAAATCGTGGCAATCAACGGCGCGCCCGTCAACCAATGGGAAGAAGTGGTGCAGCAGGTACGCAGCCACCCGGCTCAGCCGCTTGCCTTTGAGATCAGGCGCGCCGGACGTAATCTGTACTTGACGCTGACGCCGGAGGCGGCGCAGAACGAAAAAATCGGCAAGATCGGCGCCGCGCCCAAAATCGATCGTGCCGAAATTGAAAAACTTTTCACCGAAGTGCGCTACCCGGTAGCGCAGGCGCTGGCTAAATCCCTGGAAAAAACCTGGGAGACCTCGGCGTTCAGTCTGAAAATGTTGGGCAAGATGCTGGTGGGCGAGATTTCCTGGAGAAATGTCAGCGGCCCCATCACCATTGCCGATTACGCCGGGCAGTCGGCGCGAATCGGCTGGGTTGCCTACCTCGGCTTCCTCGCGCTCATCAGCATCAGCCTGGGCGTGCTCAATCTGCTGCCGGTTCCGCTGCTCGACGGCGGGCATCTTATGTATTATCTCGCGGAGATCATCAAGGGCAAACCGGTTTCGGAAAGGGCCCTGCATATCGGACAGCATGTCGGGATTACCCTGTTGTTCATCCTGATGGCGTTCGCCCTGTACAATGATATCAATCGCCTGATTGCCGGTTAG
- the bamA gene encoding outer membrane protein assembly factor BamA: MRKIIPVVLLFCLFTAAAQAIEPFVIKDIRVEGIQRTEAGTIFSYLPVKVGDTMNDEKAAATIKSLFATGFFKDVRCEAENGVLIVIVQERPAISQIDIVGAKDISADDLKKGLKQVGLAESRIFDKALLERAEQELKRQYIGRGRYAATVSTTVTPLERNRVAITFNITEGDVAKIRQINIIGNRAFPEKELLDLFTLTTPGWFTFFTKNDQYSKQKLSADLETLRSFYLDRGYLEFNIDSTQVSITPSKADIYITISVTEGAKYTVSEVRLAGELLLPEDEFRKLIRIRPGEVFSREKLTESTKLISDRLGNDGYAFANVNAAPELNKQKRQVAFTFFIDPGRRVYVRRINISGNTRTRDEVIRRELRQLESGWYNADLINRSKQRIDKLGYFSDVNVETPAVPGTTDQVDVNYSVTEKPTGNILLGIGFSDAEGIIFNAAVTQSNIFGSGNYLSAQINTGKVNRVISVSFTNPYYTVDGVSLGFDVYKRNLDTTSLSVSPFKTSTVGGTARFGLPISEVDTISYGLGYEDTGIEVFSTSPQRYKDFVNQFGSDNKTILGVIGFTRDRRDSVIYTTSGTLFKFNAEVGLPGADLKYYKLSAQEQYYYPLSKFFTLQLGGEIGIGAGYNGQPLPFFKNFFAGGNNSVRGFETNSIGPKDTNGDALGDTHRIVGSAEVLFPVPGFTDVKALRLGTFVDAGTVASSFDFGSLRYSVGIDVAWTSPFGPIRFSIAQPIRKLSDDKIQRFQFTFGTTF, from the coding sequence ATGAGAAAAATTATCCCGGTGGTGCTGTTGTTTTGCCTTTTCACCGCAGCAGCCCAGGCCATTGAGCCTTTTGTGATTAAAGACATCAGGGTAGAGGGCATCCAGCGCACCGAAGCCGGCACCATCTTCAGCTATCTCCCGGTCAAGGTGGGCGATACCATGAACGATGAAAAAGCCGCGGCAACCATCAAATCGCTGTTCGCCACCGGCTTCTTCAAGGACGTGCGGTGTGAAGCCGAAAACGGCGTGCTGATCGTGATAGTGCAAGAGCGCCCGGCGATCTCCCAGATCGACATCGTTGGCGCCAAGGACATCAGCGCCGACGATCTGAAAAAAGGCCTGAAGCAGGTGGGGCTGGCCGAGTCGCGTATTTTCGACAAAGCGCTCTTGGAGCGCGCCGAGCAGGAATTGAAGCGGCAATACATAGGCCGAGGCCGTTATGCCGCAACCGTGAGCACCACCGTGACACCGCTCGAGCGCAACCGCGTCGCCATTACCTTCAACATCACGGAAGGGGACGTGGCCAAGATTCGGCAAATTAACATCATCGGCAACCGTGCCTTCCCGGAAAAGGAATTGCTGGATTTATTCACTCTCACCACGCCCGGCTGGTTTACCTTTTTCACCAAAAATGACCAGTATTCCAAGCAAAAGCTTTCCGCTGATCTGGAAACGTTGCGCTCATTTTATCTCGACCGGGGGTATCTGGAATTCAACATTGACTCCACCCAGGTGTCCATCACGCCGAGTAAAGCCGATATTTACATCACCATCAGCGTCACCGAGGGCGCGAAATACACCGTATCGGAGGTAAGGCTCGCGGGGGAATTGCTGTTGCCCGAGGACGAATTCCGCAAGCTGATTAGAATTCGGCCGGGCGAGGTTTTTTCACGGGAGAAGCTCACTGAATCCACCAAGCTCATCAGTGACCGCCTGGGCAATGACGGTTACGCGTTTGCCAACGTTAACGCCGCACCGGAACTCAACAAGCAAAAACGCCAGGTCGCGTTTACTTTTTTCATTGACCCGGGACGGCGGGTTTACGTGCGGCGCATCAATATCAGCGGCAATACCCGCACTCGCGATGAAGTCATACGCCGCGAACTGCGCCAGTTGGAAAGCGGCTGGTACAACGCTGATCTCATCAACCGCTCCAAGCAGCGCATCGACAAGCTGGGTTATTTTTCCGATGTCAACGTGGAAACCCCGGCTGTACCCGGAACCACCGATCAGGTGGATGTTAATTACAGCGTCACCGAAAAGCCTACCGGCAATATTTTGCTCGGTATAGGCTTTTCCGACGCGGAAGGGATTATCTTCAACGCGGCAGTGACGCAATCCAATATTTTTGGCTCGGGCAACTATCTCTCGGCGCAAATCAATACCGGGAAGGTGAACCGGGTGATTTCGGTGTCTTTCACCAATCCTTATTACACCGTTGACGGGGTAAGTCTCGGTTTTGACGTTTACAAGCGCAATCTAGACACCACCTCGCTTTCCGTTTCTCCTTTTAAGACTTCTACGGTGGGCGGAACGGCTCGCTTCGGTCTGCCCATTTCCGAGGTCGACACCATCAGTTATGGCCTGGGTTACGAAGACACCGGAATCGAGGTGTTTTCAACCAGCCCGCAACGCTATAAAGATTTCGTCAACCAGTTCGGCAGCGACAACAAAACGATACTGGGGGTCATTGGCTTCACCCGTGACCGGCGTGACAGCGTGATTTACACCACGAGCGGGACGCTGTTTAAGTTCAATGCCGAAGTGGGCCTGCCCGGCGCCGACCTGAAATACTACAAACTTTCCGCCCAGGAGCAGTACTATTATCCTTTGAGCAAGTTCTTCACGCTGCAACTGGGCGGGGAAATCGGCATCGGCGCAGGGTACAATGGCCAGCCGCTGCCGTTCTTCAAGAATTTTTTCGCCGGCGGCAACAATTCGGTGCGCGGGTTTGAAACCAACTCCATCGGACCCAAAGACACCAATGGTGATGCGTTGGGAGATACGCACAGAATCGTGGGAAGTGCGGAGGTCTTGTTCCCGGTGCCGGGCTTTACGGACGTAAAGGCGTTGAGGCTGGGGACCTTTGTGGACGCGGGCACGGTGGCCAGCAGTTTTGATTTCGGCAGCCTGCGTTATTCCGTCGGCATCGACGTCGCCTGGACCTCGCCGTTCGGGCCAATCAGGTTCAGCATCGCGCAGCCGATTCGGAAACTCAGTGATGATAAAATACAGCGTTTCCAGTTTACTTTCGGAACGACGTTCTAA